A single genomic interval of Christensenellaceae bacterium 44-20 harbors:
- the coaD gene encoding pantetheine-phosphate adenylyltransferase, whose product MKLLFPGSFDPITLGHMDLIERAAQIADELYVVSFNNAAKHYLLSKEERLMLMQKATAHLGNVVVDSSDGMQVAYCREHGIRCVLRGLRGELDLLYERDIAAANRQLGGLETLFLLSAPGAAHISSSVVRELVAFSADLTGFVPECVKEYMEKLTH is encoded by the coding sequence GTGAAACTGTTGTTTCCAGGAAGTTTTGATCCCATTACGCTGGGGCATATGGATTTGATCGAGCGCGCCGCGCAGATTGCGGACGAGCTCTATGTCGTCTCCTTCAATAATGCGGCAAAGCATTATCTGCTTTCCAAAGAGGAGCGCCTGATGCTGATGCAAAAGGCGACGGCGCATCTGGGCAATGTCGTCGTAGACAGCAGCGATGGGATGCAGGTCGCATACTGCAGGGAGCATGGCATCCGCTGTGTGCTGCGCGGGCTGCGCGGTGAGCTGGATTTGCTCTATGAGCGGGATATTGCCGCGGCCAACCGGCAGCTTGGCGGGCTGGAAACGCTGTTTTTGCTTTCGGCTCCGGGCGCGGCGCATATCAGTTCGAGCGTCGTGCGGGAACTGGTGGCATTTTCAGCGGATCTGACGGGCTTTGTCCCGGAATGTGTCAAAGAATATATGGAAAAATTAACGCACTAA
- a CDS encoding DUF177 domain-containing protein, translated as MKLDITSALNSEGEHFSFALSSDSLEGESGFEFSGPLEINGSYVYEHKLLTVAGHVSTSLAVNCSRCLRAMEYLVELDFTAVFAKQPEEKGEQQYSLNGSSVLLDKPIADEISLSLPYQYLCKADCKGLCPVCGADRNEVQCGCDTEIKKDNPFAQLKGLFD; from the coding sequence ATGAAGCTGGATATTACAAGCGCGCTAAACAGCGAGGGAGAGCACTTCTCCTTTGCACTTTCTTCCGATTCTCTGGAAGGAGAGAGCGGCTTTGAGTTTTCCGGGCCTCTGGAAATAAATGGTAGCTACGTTTATGAGCATAAGCTGCTGACCGTAGCGGGGCATGTGAGCACATCTCTTGCTGTGAATTGCTCAAGATGTCTTAGGGCGATGGAATACCTGGTAGAACTGGATTTTACTGCGGTATTTGCAAAACAACCAGAAGAGAAGGGGGAACAACAGTATTCTCTGAATGGTTCGAGCGTCTTGCTGGATAAGCCGATCGCAGATGAAATTTCGCTTTCGCTTCCATATCAGTATCTCTGCAAAGCAGACTGCAAAGGGCTTTGCCCGGTTTGCGGAGCAGATCGAAATGAAGTGCAGTGCGGCTGTGATACGGAGATCAAGAAAGACAATCCATTTGCACAGCTAAAAGGATTATTTGATTAA
- a CDS encoding GNAT family N-acetyltransferase produces MAEIRALCQADVRQARQLWEEAFPEDAGEFAVWYFSHRFLPENCYGLFEEGRLLSMAQVGKEPLWLNGAVMQANFLRGVATAKGQERKGYASRLIRSILQELASQGEAISILKTFIHPFYQRMGYEAYSRRAVRKIESAERETRAYHVYSRADEVPESLLLGLLDCYRAYLKGKSGYLFRDAAYFRRFLEEALDFSKGVLIVPEGAGAYCIAYPEDGALYAEEIAGAGENLPMLFAKIARSMGMAFSYLCPQASKGDPDAMGRAVSAQALLQKTVRHGSARICLKDDILPQNCGVWDISARDGAVLVQKSQEMKADICLTSGQLALLCMGGALPGKAIPRCVQELWDSAQLGIFEQY; encoded by the coding sequence ATGGCTGAGATACGGGCGCTGTGCCAGGCTGATGTGCGCCAAGCGCGGCAGCTTTGGGAAGAGGCATTTCCGGAAGATGCCGGAGAATTTGCTGTCTGGTATTTTTCGCATCGCTTTTTGCCGGAAAATTGCTATGGCCTTTTTGAAGAGGGGCGGCTGCTCAGCATGGCGCAGGTCGGAAAAGAGCCGCTTTGGCTGAACGGCGCGGTGATGCAGGCAAATTTCCTGCGCGGCGTTGCCACGGCAAAAGGGCAGGAAAGAAAAGGCTATGCTTCGCGGCTCATCCGTTCTATTTTGCAGGAGCTGGCAAGCCAGGGCGAGGCAATCTCGATTTTAAAGACGTTTATCCACCCGTTCTATCAGCGCATGGGCTATGAAGCCTATTCGCGCCGGGCGGTGAGAAAAATAGAGAGCGCAGAAAGGGAAACGCGCGCCTATCACGTCTATTCCAGAGCGGATGAGGTTCCAGAATCACTGCTTTTGGGGCTACTGGATTGCTACCGCGCCTATCTAAAGGGCAAAAGCGGCTATCTTTTCCGCGATGCGGCATATTTCCGCAGGTTTTTGGAAGAGGCCCTGGATTTTAGCAAAGGGGTTTTGATTGTGCCCGAAGGAGCGGGGGCCTACTGCATTGCCTATCCGGAGGACGGTGCGCTCTATGCCGAAGAGATCGCAGGCGCGGGAGAAAATCTCCCAATGCTTTTTGCGAAGATAGCGAGGAGCATGGGGATGGCGTTTTCTTATCTCTGCCCCCAGGCGTCAAAGGGAGATCCGGATGCGATGGGGCGGGCGGTTTCTGCCCAGGCGCTCCTGCAAAAAACAGTCAGGCACGGGAGCGCACGCATTTGCCTGAAAGACGATATTCTACCGCAAAATTGCGGCGTTTGGGATATTTCTGCCCGGGATGGGGCAGTCTTAGTGCAAAAAAGCCAGGAAATGAAGGCAGATATCTGCCTTACCAGCGGGCAGCTGGCTCTGCTCTGCATGGGAGGGGCACTGCCGGGCAAGGCGATTCCGAGGTGTGTGCAAGAGCTTTGGGATAGCGCCCAGCTGGGAATATTTGAGCAATACTAA
- the rpmF gene encoding 50S ribosomal protein L32: MAVPRRMTSKSKTRSRKANWKLSLPGLSECPQCHELKLNHRVCKNCGYYDGKRVITKN, translated from the coding sequence ATGGCAGTACCAAGAAGGATGACAAGCAAATCCAAGACACGCAGCAGAAAGGCAAACTGGAAGCTATCTTTGCCGGGTTTGAGCGAGTGCCCTCAGTGCCACGAGCTCAAGCTGAACCATAGAGTCTGCAAAAACTGCGGCTATTATGATGGCAAGCGTGTTATCACAAAAAACTAA
- a CDS encoding patatin-like phospholipase family protein, whose product MKRKKKLGLALGAGAARGLAHIGVLQVLLEHGIEVDMVAGSSMGGIVGGLFATGTDLYFLEKYAEKFAIKKYLDFSLRDGGLVRGKKTEQLIRLLTKNIGIEQTRIPFACVAVDLGSGELVTFYKNTPLYQAIRATISIPGVFAPYEMGGRYYIDGGILERVPVQAVKMLGADLVIGVDVLPRGQEENTPPRNAVDTLQRTLAITDWHITRQKDYLADLLLLPDVYEGIDPYSSKDCQLCVQRGREETLKHIDEICALAAQE is encoded by the coding sequence ATGAAAAGGAAGAAAAAGCTCGGTCTGGCGCTGGGGGCCGGGGCTGCGCGCGGACTCGCGCATATTGGCGTTCTGCAGGTTCTGCTGGAGCATGGGATAGAAGTGGATATGGTCGCGGGCAGCAGCATGGGAGGCATCGTCGGCGGGCTGTTTGCGACTGGGACAGATCTCTATTTTTTAGAAAAATACGCAGAGAAATTTGCCATTAAAAAATACCTGGATTTCTCCCTGCGGGATGGAGGGCTGGTGCGCGGCAAAAAAACAGAACAGCTCATCCGCCTGCTGACTAAAAACATCGGCATCGAGCAGACGCGCATCCCCTTTGCGTGCGTGGCGGTGGATCTCGGCTCCGGCGAGCTGGTGACCTTTTATAAAAATACGCCGCTCTATCAGGCCATTCGAGCGACGATCTCCATCCCCGGCGTTTTTGCGCCCTATGAGATGGGCGGGAGGTATTATATTGACGGAGGAATTTTGGAGCGCGTTCCCGTTCAGGCGGTCAAAATGCTGGGCGCGGATCTTGTGATTGGCGTAGACGTTCTGCCAAGGGGGCAGGAGGAAAATACGCCGCCGCGCAACGCCGTGGATACGCTGCAGCGCACGCTCGCCATTACGGATTGGCATATCACGCGCCAAAAAGACTATTTGGCAGATCTGCTCCTGCTTCCGGATGTCTATGAAGGAATCGATCCATATTCCTCAAAAGACTGCCAGCTTTGCGTGCAGAGAGGCAGGGAAGAAACGTTAAAGCATATCGATGAGATTTGCGCATTGGCGGCGCAGGAATAG
- the rsmD gene encoding 16S rRNA (guanine(966)-N(2))-methyltransferase RsmD — MRVIAGSARGRQLKAPKGNETTRPTTDKVREAIFGALQFEIPQSRVLDLFAGSGAMGIEALSRGADFAVFVDADRAAAALVRENLKELGMQKQAQVLQMDYGSALRSLREPFDFIFLDPPYHAGLYQPAIEAVIELGLLAPGGKIVAEHEEDAVFDRRYVQKEKKYGRTRVSFLSIGE, encoded by the coding sequence ATGCGAGTTATTGCAGGTTCTGCCAGAGGGCGTCAGTTAAAGGCGCCAAAAGGCAATGAAACGACGCGCCCTACAACAGATAAAGTCCGGGAAGCGATTTTCGGCGCACTGCAATTCGAGATCCCGCAAAGCCGCGTTTTGGATCTGTTTGCCGGGTCCGGCGCGATGGGGATTGAGGCGCTCTCCCGGGGCGCTGATTTTGCGGTTTTTGTGGATGCAGACCGCGCAGCGGCGGCTCTGGTGCGTGAAAATCTGAAGGAGCTGGGTATGCAGAAGCAGGCGCAGGTCTTGCAGATGGATTACGGCAGTGCCTTGCGCAGCCTGAGAGAGCCGTTCGATTTTATCTTTCTGGATCCGCCCTATCATGCCGGGCTGTATCAGCCGGCGATTGAGGCGGTGATAGAACTGGGGCTGCTGGCTCCGGGCGGCAAAATCGTCGCAGAGCATGAAGAGGACGCTGTTTTTGACAGGCGCTATGTGCAAAAAGAAAAGAAATACGGCCGCACGCGGGTCAGCTTTTTATCGATAGGAGAATAG
- a CDS encoding acetate kinase, which yields MNYILVINAGSSSIKYQLIDMDNENVKAKGLVERIGIAGSKLTHTTAGKEKFVVEKEMNDHGAAMTEVIAALTDAEHGAVKSMDEIQAVGHRVLHGGEKFTAPSLVDDRVLDGIREYIELGPLHNPANIKGIETCMELMPGKPNVAVFDTAFHQSMPDYAYLYGIPYSVYQEHKIRKYGFHGTSHHYISDRVAEIEGRSDLKIITCHLGNGSSLAAVKDGKCMDTTMGLTPLEGVLMGTRSGDIDPAAIPYLMKKLNMTAEETVTFLNKKCGVLGVSELSSDFRDLEKAAEEGNEKAITARTMFCYRIKKYIGAFAAALGGVDVIAFAGGVGENDGGVREECIKGLEFLGAKMDPSTNSIRGKETLISTPDSKVKIYIIPTNEELMIARETKALC from the coding sequence ATGAACTACATTTTGGTGATAAACGCGGGTAGCTCGTCCATCAAATATCAGCTCATCGACATGGATAATGAGAATGTCAAGGCAAAAGGGCTGGTAGAGAGAATCGGCATCGCCGGCTCTAAGCTGACGCATACAACTGCGGGCAAAGAGAAGTTTGTCGTCGAAAAGGAAATGAACGATCATGGCGCGGCTATGACGGAAGTGATCGCGGCGCTGACGGATGCCGAGCACGGCGCAGTCAAATCTATGGACGAGATTCAGGCTGTGGGCCATAGAGTTCTGCACGGCGGCGAGAAATTCACCGCGCCATCTCTGGTAGACGACAGAGTGCTGGACGGCATTCGCGAATACATCGAGCTGGGGCCGCTGCATAACCCTGCAAACATCAAAGGCATCGAGACCTGCATGGAGCTCATGCCGGGCAAACCCAACGTCGCGGTTTTCGATACGGCCTTCCATCAGAGCATGCCCGATTATGCGTATCTTTATGGAATTCCCTATTCTGTCTATCAGGAGCATAAAATCAGAAAATACGGCTTCCACGGAACCTCGCACCACTACATCTCGGATCGCGTGGCGGAGATCGAGGGCAGAAGCGATCTGAAGATCATCACCTGCCATCTGGGCAATGGCTCCAGCCTGGCGGCAGTCAAAGACGGCAAGTGCATGGATACCACCATGGGCCTGACGCCGCTGGAAGGCGTTCTGATGGGAACGCGCTCGGGCGATATCGATCCGGCGGCGATTCCGTATCTGATGAAAAAGCTGAATATGACGGCGGAAGAGACGGTTACCTTCCTCAACAAGAAGTGCGGCGTTCTCGGCGTTTCCGAGCTCTCCAGCGACTTCCGCGATCTGGAAAAAGCGGCGGAAGAGGGCAACGAAAAAGCGATCACCGCGCGGACGATGTTCTGCTACCGCATTAAGAAGTATATCGGCGCATTCGCAGCTGCTCTTGGCGGCGTGGATGTCATCGCATTTGCGGGCGGCGTCGGCGAAAACGACGGCGGCGTGCGCGAAGAGTGCATCAAAGGGCTGGAATTCCTGGGCGCCAAGATGGATCCTTCCACAAACAGCATCCGCGGCAAGGAAACGCTCATCTCTACGCCGGATTCCAAAGTCAAAATCTATATCATCCCGACGAACGAAGAACTGATGATCGCGCGGGAGACCAAAGCGCTCTGCTAA
- the nuoE gene encoding NADH-quinone oxidoreductase subunit NuoE has translation MPTLVLEKAKVQELKEYIAAKKDIPGPLMPVMQKAQELFGCLSFEVQEIIADEMNIPMSDIYGVATFYAQFNLEPKGRNIIGVCLGTACYVKNSQSVLEALEETLGIAEGKTTEDGMFSLDATRCLGCCGLAPVMMIGDRVYGRLTPDDIPGIIEDFRRENQ, from the coding sequence ATGCCAACGTTGGTTTTAGAGAAGGCAAAAGTACAAGAACTCAAAGAGTATATCGCGGCTAAAAAAGATATTCCCGGCCCGCTGATGCCGGTAATGCAAAAAGCGCAGGAGCTTTTTGGCTGCCTCTCTTTTGAAGTTCAGGAGATCATCGCGGATGAGATGAATATTCCCATGAGCGATATCTATGGCGTCGCGACGTTCTATGCCCAGTTCAACCTGGAGCCCAAAGGCCGCAATATCATTGGCGTGTGCCTGGGAACGGCATGCTATGTCAAAAACTCCCAGAGCGTTCTGGAAGCGCTGGAAGAGACGCTGGGAATCGCGGAGGGCAAGACGACGGAAGACGGCATGTTCTCTCTGGATGCAACGCGCTGCCTGGGATGCTGCGGCCTTGCTCCTGTCATGATGATCGGGGACAGGGTTTACGGGCGGCTCACTCCTGACGATATTCCGGGGATCATTGAAGATTTCAGAAGAGAAAATCAATAA
- a CDS encoding nucleoside recognition domain-containing protein gives MLPSLLPFCIATSLLEECGAVALFARWLQPITTKIFGFSGAFSYAFLASCLSGYPMGAKITSEIYANGQLSQAEASKMINCTSTSGPMYLVGAVAIGMLGDASLAKYLLIPHYLSAALLAILVGRQFRKTCPQSAAALARPDLSQPISFGEALSHSVAKGLDSMLAVGGFMVIYAVFAQGLLCALQAILPAESESTQQLLSLGLGALEMTTGCIHSNILPLPQRILYLCGITSFGGFCIQSQTAALCAKSKLPIRGLFWHKTLQGLLCVLFAGILMLAMPIQNAGTPCRFPSASAYLPMSIFLAVCALFCLLLSRRKRRSRS, from the coding sequence GTGCTTCCCTCGCTTTTGCCTTTTTGCATCGCCACTTCTCTTTTAGAGGAATGCGGTGCAGTCGCCTTATTCGCCCGCTGGCTTCAGCCCATTACGACTAAAATATTCGGCTTCTCTGGCGCATTTTCCTACGCGTTTTTGGCATCTTGCCTCTCCGGATATCCCATGGGAGCAAAAATCACATCTGAAATCTACGCCAACGGGCAGCTCAGCCAGGCGGAAGCGAGCAAAATGATCAACTGCACGAGCACCTCCGGGCCCATGTATCTGGTGGGAGCCGTTGCCATTGGTATGCTGGGCGATGCCTCTTTGGCAAAGTATCTGCTCATCCCCCATTATCTGTCCGCGGCGCTTCTGGCCATTCTGGTTGGGCGCCAGTTTCGCAAAACCTGCCCGCAGTCGGCGGCCGCGCTCGCAAGGCCAGATCTTTCCCAGCCCATCTCCTTTGGCGAAGCGCTCTCGCATTCCGTCGCCAAAGGGCTGGACAGTATGCTGGCAGTCGGCGGCTTTATGGTGATCTACGCAGTTTTTGCCCAAGGGCTTCTTTGCGCTTTGCAAGCCATTTTGCCCGCAGAAAGCGAAAGCACCCAGCAGCTTCTTTCCCTGGGGCTTGGTGCCCTGGAAATGACAACCGGGTGCATTCATTCTAATATTCTGCCGCTGCCGCAGCGGATTTTATACCTATGCGGCATCACTTCGTTCGGCGGTTTTTGCATTCAGAGCCAAACGGCGGCCCTTTGCGCAAAAAGCAAATTGCCCATCCGCGGGCTGTTTTGGCACAAAACGCTTCAGGGGCTGCTCTGCGTTCTGTTTGCAGGCATCCTCATGCTGGCCATGCCAATCCAGAATGCCGGAACGCCTTGTCGTTTCCCATCTGCCAGTGCTTATTTGCCTATGAGCATCTTTTTGGCCGTATGCGCGCTCTTCTGTCTGCTGCTCAGCCGGCGCAAAAGGCGCAGCCGCAGCTAG
- a CDS encoding SPOR domain-containing protein, translating into MIVGVYLIGVAKVGDFLSQKIVTPVVSWLTGEDVKTPSESKNAGAAPVISPAASNMEKELKLPGGTIYALQVGLYAEENNAKDASAQLVSKGGAGYILQTAEGKRVLIAGYATREDAENVQQRLLKEQQMQTSVFEMATQEMTVTVSSDADSLAKIETALSSANKYYDDLMGYAISFDKQELDKAALQQNIAGMKSDAAGIKANLQKLEAGDNKVIGSLIAYYEKVETALAKAEADLSDAALSSQVKEVYLEIGAAKMELVRSLQN; encoded by the coding sequence GTGATAGTGGGAGTATATCTGATTGGCGTGGCAAAAGTGGGAGACTTCCTCTCTCAGAAAATTGTAACGCCTGTTGTCTCCTGGCTGACGGGAGAAGATGTCAAAACGCCAAGCGAGAGCAAAAATGCCGGGGCAGCGCCTGTCATATCGCCGGCGGCCAGCAATATGGAAAAAGAGCTGAAACTGCCGGGAGGGACGATCTACGCTCTTCAGGTTGGCCTATATGCAGAGGAGAATAACGCAAAAGACGCCTCTGCGCAGCTCGTCAGCAAAGGCGGGGCAGGCTATATTCTTCAGACGGCGGAAGGGAAGCGCGTGCTCATTGCCGGCTATGCCACGAGGGAAGATGCGGAAAACGTCCAGCAGCGGCTTTTGAAAGAACAGCAAATGCAAACCAGCGTTTTTGAGATGGCGACGCAGGAAATGACGGTAACCGTTTCTTCGGATGCGGATTCGCTGGCAAAGATAGAGACTGCGCTTTCCAGCGCCAATAAATACTACGACGATCTGATGGGGTATGCCATTTCCTTTGATAAGCAGGAGCTGGATAAAGCGGCGCTTCAGCAGAACATTGCGGGCATGAAAAGCGATGCGGCTGGCATTAAGGCAAATCTGCAAAAGCTTGAGGCAGGGGATAACAAGGTGATCGGCTCGCTCATCGCGTATTATGAAAAAGTAGAGACGGCGCTTGCCAAGGCCGAAGCGGATTTGAGCGATGCGGCGCTCTCTTCCCAGGTGAAAGAAGTCTATTTGGAGATTGGCGCCGCAAAGATGGAATTGGTGAGAAGTTTACAAAATTAG
- a CDS encoding nucleotidyltransferase family protein — protein sequence MIRRAFAKEFWKFMKISAVIAEYNPFHQGHALHLARTRELGADKIIVIMSGSFTQRGEAAVFDKFTRAACALTCGADLVLELPAFFALSPAQRFAEGAVRILDSLGCIDSLSFGSEIADLPTLLKTAGLLSQEPEAYRACLRSHLAAGSSFPAARQKAFSQLYGEELAAPLRSPNCILALEYLQALSRISSQIQPEVILRQGGAYLDSEMQGALSSALAIRSDLRSDGQAWRRAVPPAALDFYCNPVPEDSVFPHLLYQLRRASAEALGQVFGVQEGLEHKLWQAGQAAESYEDLLGRIKSKRYPMARIKRALCGLLLGITKQAEQALSQAPLYARMLGIKRESMDLLSLLSKTARIPLICSAKDFPTQNPLFALDIWATDCYSTLQTPPAPAGRDYTQGLLVL from the coding sequence ATGATTCGCCGCGCATTTGCAAAGGAGTTTTGGAAGTTTATGAAAATATCGGCCGTTATCGCAGAATATAATCCCTTTCACCAGGGCCACGCACTGCATCTTGCGCGGACGAGAGAGCTCGGCGCGGATAAAATCATCGTCATTATGAGCGGTAGTTTCACACAGCGCGGCGAGGCCGCCGTCTTTGATAAATTCACACGCGCGGCCTGCGCGCTGACATGCGGCGCCGACCTGGTGTTGGAACTCCCAGCTTTTTTCGCGCTCTCCCCTGCCCAGCGCTTCGCGGAAGGCGCCGTCCGCATTTTAGACAGCCTTGGCTGCATCGATTCTCTGAGCTTTGGCAGTGAGATAGCCGATCTTCCCACCCTGCTCAAAACCGCAGGGCTGCTTTCGCAGGAGCCGGAAGCATACCGCGCCTGTCTGCGCAGCCATCTTGCCGCCGGCAGCAGTTTCCCTGCCGCGCGCCAAAAGGCTTTCTCCCAGCTATACGGCGAGGAGCTTGCCGCCCCGCTCCGCTCTCCCAACTGTATTTTGGCGCTGGAATATCTGCAGGCACTTAGCCGCATTTCCAGCCAAATTCAGCCGGAAGTAATACTGCGCCAAGGCGGCGCTTATCTTGATTCAGAAATGCAGGGCGCCCTCTCCAGCGCACTGGCAATACGCTCGGATCTGCGCTCGGACGGCCAGGCTTGGCGGCGCGCTGTCCCCCCTGCCGCCTTGGATTTTTACTGCAATCCCGTGCCCGAGGATTCTGTTTTCCCGCACCTGCTCTATCAGCTGCGTCGCGCTTCCGCCGAAGCTCTCGGTCAGGTTTTTGGCGTGCAGGAAGGGCTTGAGCATAAGCTTTGGCAGGCCGGCCAGGCTGCAGAATCCTACGAAGATCTGCTTGGGCGCATCAAAAGCAAGCGCTACCCTATGGCGCGCATCAAGCGCGCGCTGTGCGGCCTGCTGCTCGGCATCACCAAGCAGGCAGAACAGGCGCTTTCCCAAGCTCCGCTCTATGCGCGCATGCTCGGCATAAAAAGAGAGAGCATGGACCTGCTCTCCCTTCTCTCCAAAACTGCCCGCATTCCCCTGATTTGCTCTGCCAAGGATTTTCCCACCCAGAACCCGCTCTTTGCGCTGGATATATGGGCGACAGATTGTTACAGCACACTGCAAACGCCGCCTGCACCGGCTGGCCGCGACTATACCCAGGGGCTTCTCGTCCTATAA
- the alr gene encoding alanine racemase, with product MLRKTFAVVDLSKIAHNIRVLQKNMGEGVLPMAVVKANAYGHGVRQVAKTAQDCGVCWFAVATADEAVTLRESCAAHILVLSPADEQSNIELVKRGISVTAFTPEHLRSLSAIAKELKMQAKIHVKLDTGLGRIGLRTQEELLEVLSYFDEYPEQLKLEGLFTHFAVADQIEKSFTVLQLNRYLAFRDTVFGRGYRPICHASNSAAILDMPDARLDLCRMGISMYGYPPSGELAPFAEELQPALSLKSTVVHVKKIEPGDSVSYGRTFIADQPREIATVVIGYADGYPRALSNKGRAVVRGQSVRLAGRVCMDQAMFDVTGLGVQVGDEITLIGQDGAESIWAQEAAQLCENGMISYEILTGISARVPRVYIETDCK from the coding sequence ATGCTGAGAAAAACATTTGCCGTTGTAGATCTTTCGAAAATCGCGCATAATATCCGCGTGCTTCAAAAAAATATGGGGGAAGGCGTGCTGCCTATGGCCGTCGTCAAGGCCAATGCCTATGGCCACGGCGTGCGGCAGGTGGCAAAAACTGCGCAGGACTGCGGGGTTTGCTGGTTTGCTGTTGCGACGGCAGACGAGGCGGTTACCCTGCGGGAGAGCTGCGCGGCGCATATCTTAGTGCTCTCTCCGGCGGATGAACAGTCCAATATTGAGCTGGTCAAACGCGGCATTTCGGTTACGGCTTTTACGCCGGAGCATCTGCGCAGTCTGTCCGCCATCGCCAAAGAGCTGAAAATGCAGGCGAAAATCCACGTCAAGCTGGATACCGGCCTTGGGCGCATTGGCCTGCGGACGCAGGAGGAACTTCTGGAAGTACTGAGCTATTTTGACGAATATCCGGAACAGCTAAAGCTGGAAGGGCTTTTTACGCACTTTGCCGTGGCCGATCAGATAGAGAAGAGCTTTACTGTTTTGCAGCTTAACCGATATCTGGCGTTTCGCGATACGGTATTTGGGCGCGGCTATCGCCCGATCTGCCATGCCTCCAATTCCGCGGCAATTTTGGATATGCCGGATGCGCGGCTGGATCTCTGCCGGATGGGCATCTCCATGTATGGATACCCGCCCTCCGGAGAGCTCGCGCCCTTTGCAGAGGAACTGCAACCCGCGCTTTCGCTCAAGAGCACGGTCGTGCATGTCAAGAAGATAGAACCGGGCGATTCCGTGAGCTATGGGCGCACGTTCATCGCCGATCAGCCCCGGGAGATTGCGACGGTTGTCATCGGCTATGCAGATGGGTATCCCCGGGCGCTGAGCAACAAGGGAAGGGCTGTCGTGCGCGGGCAAAGCGTGCGGCTGGCTGGGCGCGTCTGCATGGATCAGGCTATGTTCGACGTAACAGGCCTGGGCGTGCAGGTGGGCGACGAGATCACCCTCATCGGCCAGGATGGGGCCGAGAGCATCTGGGCGCAGGAAGCCGCACAGCTATGCGAAAACGGCATGATCAGCTATGAAATCCTGACGGGAATCAGCGCCCGCGTGCCGCGCGTTTACATCGAAACAGACTGTAAATAG